The proteins below come from a single Vanessa tameamea isolate UH-Manoa-2023 chromosome 15, ilVanTame1 primary haplotype, whole genome shotgun sequence genomic window:
- the LOC113399053 gene encoding uncharacterized protein LOC113399053 isoform X1 produces the protein MFKSHLEMIGRNETPSKKARFWQSFVRSLKGSEDIRAEERYRPSRRSVFPELLSTYPYSKSIYDDPVGAAERITVPGYRYLPVHREVYGYSPRPIYAHNYPRSLEQYRPIYHVPRRVRRGVDPFDSHKAWQDHLDRLAAIDRLYPSRYGLYLKDRAYPITDFSAPVVDNLSPRSLKGIEYEPDSKPHWGTGAWPSRISDVFKKDPFFADAEKWADFDRSLRGRSPTPVKPRISPPRDCEVAFDADGAPLYNAGGLRRRPWADIFNPSPSLPISAITRDPFWYDWPELRPMARWDRSPSYIRDSYLSPVKRTFLWDKHPIRPLDLMVYDRFTVDDLSKTLPFIHSL, from the exons ATGTTTAAAAGTCATTTAGAAATGATTGGCAGAAATGAGACGCCATCGAAGAAAGCCAGATTTTGGCAATCCTTCGTGCGTTCTCTAAaag GGTCGGAAGATATCAGAGCCGAGGAAAGGTACAGGCCATCGCGCCGCAGCGTTTTCCCAGAGCTGTTGTCAACCTACCCCTACAGCAAATCTATCTACGATGACCCCGTTGGCGCCGCTGAAAGGATCACCGTACCCGGATACCGCTACCTTCCAGTGCACCGTGAAGTATATGGATACTCCCCGCGCCCTATCTACGCACACAACTACCCTCGCTCCCTGGAACAGTACAGGCCAA TTTACCATGTACCGAGACGTGTGCGACGAGGTGTTGACCCGTTCGACTCTCACAAGGCGTGGCAGGACCACCTCGACAGACTTGCCGCCATCGATCGCTTGTACCCCTCTCGCTACGGTCTTTACCTAAAGGACCGTGCATACCCCATCACCGACTTTTCCGCTCCCGTCGTCGACAATCTCTCGCCTAGGAGCCTTAAAGGCATCGAATATGAACCCGACTCCAAACCTCACTGGGGAACAG GAGCGTGGCCATCGAGGATTTCGGACGTATTCAAAAAGGACCCTTTTTTTGCTGATGCTGAAAAATGGGCCGATTTTGACCGCTCGCTCCGAGGGAGATCTCCCACACCTGTGAAGCCGAGGATTAGTCCACCGCGAGACTGTGAGGTCGCATTCGATGCCGACG GTGCACCGCTATACAACGCCGGAGGACTGCGGCGCAGGCCTTGGGCCGACATTTTCAACCCGAGCCCATCCTTGCCTATCTCGGCGATCACGAGAGACCCCTTCTGGTACGACTGGCCGGAGCTGAGACCCATGGCACGATGGGATCGCAGCCCATCATACATCCGCGACTCGTACCTTTCGCCTGTCAAACGCACCTTCCTCTGGGACAAACATCCGATCAGACCTTTAG ATCTAATGGTCTACGACAGGTTCACAGTGGATGATTTGAGCAAGACTTTACCCTTCATTCATAGTCTGTAA
- the LOC113399053 gene encoding uncharacterized protein LOC113399053 isoform X2 has protein sequence MFKSHLEMIGRNETPSKKARFWQSFVRSLKGSEDIRAEERYRPSRRSVFPELLSTYPYSKSIYDDPVGAAERITVPGYRYLPVHREVYGYSPRPIYAHNYPRSLEQYRPIYHVPRRVRRGVDPFDSHKAWQDHLDRLAAIDRLYPSRYGLYLKDRAYPITDFSAPVVDNLSPRSLKGIEYEPDSKPHWGTGAWPSRISDVFKKDPFFADAEKWADFDRSLRGRSPTPVKPRISPPRDCEVAFDADGAPLYNAGGLRRRPWADIFNPSPSLPISAITRDPFWYDWPELRPMARWDRSPSYIRDSYLSPVKRTFLWDKHPIRPLAAAF, from the exons ATGTTTAAAAGTCATTTAGAAATGATTGGCAGAAATGAGACGCCATCGAAGAAAGCCAGATTTTGGCAATCCTTCGTGCGTTCTCTAAaag GGTCGGAAGATATCAGAGCCGAGGAAAGGTACAGGCCATCGCGCCGCAGCGTTTTCCCAGAGCTGTTGTCAACCTACCCCTACAGCAAATCTATCTACGATGACCCCGTTGGCGCCGCTGAAAGGATCACCGTACCCGGATACCGCTACCTTCCAGTGCACCGTGAAGTATATGGATACTCCCCGCGCCCTATCTACGCACACAACTACCCTCGCTCCCTGGAACAGTACAGGCCAA TTTACCATGTACCGAGACGTGTGCGACGAGGTGTTGACCCGTTCGACTCTCACAAGGCGTGGCAGGACCACCTCGACAGACTTGCCGCCATCGATCGCTTGTACCCCTCTCGCTACGGTCTTTACCTAAAGGACCGTGCATACCCCATCACCGACTTTTCCGCTCCCGTCGTCGACAATCTCTCGCCTAGGAGCCTTAAAGGCATCGAATATGAACCCGACTCCAAACCTCACTGGGGAACAG GAGCGTGGCCATCGAGGATTTCGGACGTATTCAAAAAGGACCCTTTTTTTGCTGATGCTGAAAAATGGGCCGATTTTGACCGCTCGCTCCGAGGGAGATCTCCCACACCTGTGAAGCCGAGGATTAGTCCACCGCGAGACTGTGAGGTCGCATTCGATGCCGACG GTGCACCGCTATACAACGCCGGAGGACTGCGGCGCAGGCCTTGGGCCGACATTTTCAACCCGAGCCCATCCTTGCCTATCTCGGCGATCACGAGAGACCCCTTCTGGTACGACTGGCCGGAGCTGAGACCCATGGCACGATGGGATCGCAGCCCATCATACATCCGCGACTCGTACCTTTCGCCTGTCAAACGCACCTTCCTCTGGGACAAACATCCGATCAGACCTTTAG CTGCTGCTTTCTAA
- the LOC113399053 gene encoding uncharacterized protein LOC113399053 isoform X4 produces MFKSHLEMIGRNETPSKKARFWQSFVRSLKGSEDIRAEERYRPSRRSVFPELLSTYPYSKSIYDDPVGAAERITVPGYRYLPVHREVYGYSPRPIYAHNYPRSLEQYRPIYHVPRRVRRGVDPFDSHKAWQDHLDRLAAIDRLYPSRYGLYLKDRAYPITDFSAPVVDNLSPRSLKGIEYEPDSKPHWGTGAPLYNAGGLRRRPWADIFNPSPSLPISAITRDPFWYDWPELRPMARWDRSPSYIRDSYLSPVKRTFLWDKHPIRPLAAAF; encoded by the exons ATGTTTAAAAGTCATTTAGAAATGATTGGCAGAAATGAGACGCCATCGAAGAAAGCCAGATTTTGGCAATCCTTCGTGCGTTCTCTAAaag GGTCGGAAGATATCAGAGCCGAGGAAAGGTACAGGCCATCGCGCCGCAGCGTTTTCCCAGAGCTGTTGTCAACCTACCCCTACAGCAAATCTATCTACGATGACCCCGTTGGCGCCGCTGAAAGGATCACCGTACCCGGATACCGCTACCTTCCAGTGCACCGTGAAGTATATGGATACTCCCCGCGCCCTATCTACGCACACAACTACCCTCGCTCCCTGGAACAGTACAGGCCAA TTTACCATGTACCGAGACGTGTGCGACGAGGTGTTGACCCGTTCGACTCTCACAAGGCGTGGCAGGACCACCTCGACAGACTTGCCGCCATCGATCGCTTGTACCCCTCTCGCTACGGTCTTTACCTAAAGGACCGTGCATACCCCATCACCGACTTTTCCGCTCCCGTCGTCGACAATCTCTCGCCTAGGAGCCTTAAAGGCATCGAATATGAACCCGACTCCAAACCTCACTGGGGAACAG GTGCACCGCTATACAACGCCGGAGGACTGCGGCGCAGGCCTTGGGCCGACATTTTCAACCCGAGCCCATCCTTGCCTATCTCGGCGATCACGAGAGACCCCTTCTGGTACGACTGGCCGGAGCTGAGACCCATGGCACGATGGGATCGCAGCCCATCATACATCCGCGACTCGTACCTTTCGCCTGTCAAACGCACCTTCCTCTGGGACAAACATCCGATCAGACCTTTAG CTGCTGCTTTCTAA
- the LOC113399053 gene encoding uncharacterized protein LOC113399053 isoform X6 has translation MFKSHLEMIGRNETPSKKARFWQSFVRSLKGSEDIRAEERYRPSRRSVFPELLSTYPYSKSIYDDPVGAAERITVPGYRYLPVHREVYGYSPRPIYAHNYPRSLEQYRPIYHVPRRVRRGVDPFDSHKAWQDHLDRLAAIDRLYPSRYGLYLKDRAYPITDFSAPVVDNLSPRSLKGIEYEPDSKPHWGTAAAF, from the exons ATGTTTAAAAGTCATTTAGAAATGATTGGCAGAAATGAGACGCCATCGAAGAAAGCCAGATTTTGGCAATCCTTCGTGCGTTCTCTAAaag GGTCGGAAGATATCAGAGCCGAGGAAAGGTACAGGCCATCGCGCCGCAGCGTTTTCCCAGAGCTGTTGTCAACCTACCCCTACAGCAAATCTATCTACGATGACCCCGTTGGCGCCGCTGAAAGGATCACCGTACCCGGATACCGCTACCTTCCAGTGCACCGTGAAGTATATGGATACTCCCCGCGCCCTATCTACGCACACAACTACCCTCGCTCCCTGGAACAGTACAGGCCAA TTTACCATGTACCGAGACGTGTGCGACGAGGTGTTGACCCGTTCGACTCTCACAAGGCGTGGCAGGACCACCTCGACAGACTTGCCGCCATCGATCGCTTGTACCCCTCTCGCTACGGTCTTTACCTAAAGGACCGTGCATACCCCATCACCGACTTTTCCGCTCCCGTCGTCGACAATCTCTCGCCTAGGAGCCTTAAAGGCATCGAATATGAACCCGACTCCAAACCTCACTGGGGAACAG CTGCTGCTTTCTAA
- the LOC113399053 gene encoding uncharacterized protein LOC113399053 isoform X3, with product MFKSHLEMIGRNETPSKKARFWQSFVRSLKGSEDIRAEERYRPSRRSVFPELLSTYPYSKSIYDDPVGAAERITVPGYRYLPVHREVYGYSPRPIYAHNYPRSLEQYRPIYHVPRRVRRGVDPFDSHKAWQDHLDRLAAIDRLYPSRYGLYLKDRAYPITDFSAPVVDNLSPRSLKGIEYEPDSKPHWGTGAPLYNAGGLRRRPWADIFNPSPSLPISAITRDPFWYDWPELRPMARWDRSPSYIRDSYLSPVKRTFLWDKHPIRPLDLMVYDRFTVDDLSKTLPFIHSL from the exons ATGTTTAAAAGTCATTTAGAAATGATTGGCAGAAATGAGACGCCATCGAAGAAAGCCAGATTTTGGCAATCCTTCGTGCGTTCTCTAAaag GGTCGGAAGATATCAGAGCCGAGGAAAGGTACAGGCCATCGCGCCGCAGCGTTTTCCCAGAGCTGTTGTCAACCTACCCCTACAGCAAATCTATCTACGATGACCCCGTTGGCGCCGCTGAAAGGATCACCGTACCCGGATACCGCTACCTTCCAGTGCACCGTGAAGTATATGGATACTCCCCGCGCCCTATCTACGCACACAACTACCCTCGCTCCCTGGAACAGTACAGGCCAA TTTACCATGTACCGAGACGTGTGCGACGAGGTGTTGACCCGTTCGACTCTCACAAGGCGTGGCAGGACCACCTCGACAGACTTGCCGCCATCGATCGCTTGTACCCCTCTCGCTACGGTCTTTACCTAAAGGACCGTGCATACCCCATCACCGACTTTTCCGCTCCCGTCGTCGACAATCTCTCGCCTAGGAGCCTTAAAGGCATCGAATATGAACCCGACTCCAAACCTCACTGGGGAACAG GTGCACCGCTATACAACGCCGGAGGACTGCGGCGCAGGCCTTGGGCCGACATTTTCAACCCGAGCCCATCCTTGCCTATCTCGGCGATCACGAGAGACCCCTTCTGGTACGACTGGCCGGAGCTGAGACCCATGGCACGATGGGATCGCAGCCCATCATACATCCGCGACTCGTACCTTTCGCCTGTCAAACGCACCTTCCTCTGGGACAAACATCCGATCAGACCTTTAG ATCTAATGGTCTACGACAGGTTCACAGTGGATGATTTGAGCAAGACTTTACCCTTCATTCATAGTCTGTAA
- the LOC113399053 gene encoding uncharacterized protein LOC113399053 isoform X5, which produces MFKSHLEMIGRNETPSKKARFWQSFVRSLKGSEDIRAEERYRPSRRSVFPELLSTYPYSKSIYDDPVGAAERITVPGYRYLPVHREVYGYSPRPIYAHNYPRSLEQYRPIYHVPRRVRRGVDPFDSHKAWQDHLDRLAAIDRLYPSRYGLYLKDRAYPITDFSAPVVDNLSPRSLKGIEYEPDSKPHWGTDLMVYDRFTVDDLSKTLPFIHSL; this is translated from the exons ATGTTTAAAAGTCATTTAGAAATGATTGGCAGAAATGAGACGCCATCGAAGAAAGCCAGATTTTGGCAATCCTTCGTGCGTTCTCTAAaag GGTCGGAAGATATCAGAGCCGAGGAAAGGTACAGGCCATCGCGCCGCAGCGTTTTCCCAGAGCTGTTGTCAACCTACCCCTACAGCAAATCTATCTACGATGACCCCGTTGGCGCCGCTGAAAGGATCACCGTACCCGGATACCGCTACCTTCCAGTGCACCGTGAAGTATATGGATACTCCCCGCGCCCTATCTACGCACACAACTACCCTCGCTCCCTGGAACAGTACAGGCCAA TTTACCATGTACCGAGACGTGTGCGACGAGGTGTTGACCCGTTCGACTCTCACAAGGCGTGGCAGGACCACCTCGACAGACTTGCCGCCATCGATCGCTTGTACCCCTCTCGCTACGGTCTTTACCTAAAGGACCGTGCATACCCCATCACCGACTTTTCCGCTCCCGTCGTCGACAATCTCTCGCCTAGGAGCCTTAAAGGCATCGAATATGAACCCGACTCCAAACCTCACTGGGGAACAG ATCTAATGGTCTACGACAGGTTCACAGTGGATGATTTGAGCAAGACTTTACCCTTCATTCATAGTCTGTAA
- the LOC113399053 gene encoding uncharacterized protein LOC113399053 isoform X7: MFKSHLEMIGRNETPSKKARFWQSFVRSLKGSEDIRAEERYRPSRRSVFPELLSTYPYSKSIYDDPVGAAERITVPGYRYLPVHREVYGYSPRPIYAHNYPRSLEQYRPTKTGAA, encoded by the exons ATGTTTAAAAGTCATTTAGAAATGATTGGCAGAAATGAGACGCCATCGAAGAAAGCCAGATTTTGGCAATCCTTCGTGCGTTCTCTAAaag GGTCGGAAGATATCAGAGCCGAGGAAAGGTACAGGCCATCGCGCCGCAGCGTTTTCCCAGAGCTGTTGTCAACCTACCCCTACAGCAAATCTATCTACGATGACCCCGTTGGCGCCGCTGAAAGGATCACCGTACCCGGATACCGCTACCTTCCAGTGCACCGTGAAGTATATGGATACTCCCCGCGCCCTATCTACGCACACAACTACCCTCGCTCCCTGGAACAGTACAGGCCAA cAAAAACCGGAGCtgcttaa